A DNA window from Tenuifilaceae bacterium CYCD contains the following coding sequences:
- a CDS encoding TonB-dependent receptor — translation MNNTIKTILCRLFVLASLTFPFAKLVNAQDMIHGHIYGKDEKGNTSPLVGANIVWLGSTVGASADAEGHFMLQIVPGYEKLVISFIGYKSDTIAVDFNSKHVMHTLTQSNTLEGVTVTTTAPGTHLQRLNPIQTQVISGNELKRAACCNLSESFETNASVDVSYSDAVTGAKQIQLLGLAGIYTQMQFENIPTLRGLASAYGLGYVPGPWMESIQVSKGTASVANGYESITGQINIEFKKPWEQEKMHLNLYANNLGMTEFNANYAVDVNEKVSTMILAHGSHLGNRIDHNHDDFLDHPLTTQYHLFNRWKYQGKNLESNFGIKYLQEERIAGQDNYTKNTEQIVGNPYGIDIHTNRFETFSKIGYIFNRPATSLGWINSYTYHDQNSNYGARIYNATQHSYFSNLIFITYLGNTNHIIKTGANFNYDGYIENLDNINLNRYERVPGFYAEYTYKYLEKLTLMAGYRIDHHSKFGYFTTPRFHAMYKPWEQLTFRASVGKGYRYPSAISENSNLLASNRQFVFEEDAKLEEAWNYGLNITQRYKIWGKNLTISTDYYHTNFTNQYIVDTDRDATSVYFYNLDGKSYSNSYQIEVNTQPLKGLDLTMAYRINDVKTTINGELQQKPLVSKNKGLVSVSYKTPLKKWQFDYTIQLNGGGRLPNMDGYPVDVQMGMDFPSYTTMNFQLTKLFRKWDLYIGVENLTGFKQHNPIIYPENPYNQYFDASQVWGPITGAKYYAGIRISMWK, via the coding sequence ATGAATAACACTATAAAAACAATTTTATGTAGGTTATTTGTTCTTGCCTCACTTACCTTTCCATTTGCTAAATTGGTGAATGCTCAGGATATGATCCACGGTCATATTTATGGTAAAGATGAAAAGGGTAACACTAGCCCATTGGTAGGAGCAAATATTGTTTGGTTGGGTAGCACTGTTGGAGCATCGGCTGATGCCGAAGGACATTTTATGCTTCAAATTGTTCCGGGGTATGAAAAACTAGTGATTAGTTTTATCGGCTATAAATCCGATACAATTGCAGTAGACTTTAACTCAAAGCACGTGATGCACACCCTAACCCAATCGAATACACTTGAAGGAGTTACCGTTACTACAACTGCACCGGGCACACATCTGCAACGCTTAAATCCTATTCAAACTCAGGTTATAAGCGGCAATGAGCTAAAGCGTGCGGCTTGCTGTAACCTCTCCGAAAGTTTCGAAACTAATGCATCTGTGGATGTATCGTACAGCGACGCAGTTACAGGTGCTAAACAGATTCAACTCCTTGGTCTTGCAGGGATATACACCCAAATGCAATTTGAGAATATTCCTACGCTCCGTGGGCTTGCATCGGCATACGGACTTGGATATGTTCCTGGCCCTTGGATGGAATCCATTCAGGTATCGAAAGGAACGGCATCGGTGGCAAATGGCTACGAGAGTATCACTGGTCAAATCAACATTGAATTTAAAAAGCCCTGGGAGCAGGAAAAGATGCACCTTAACCTTTACGCCAATAATCTTGGTATGACTGAATTCAACGCAAACTATGCTGTTGATGTAAACGAAAAGGTATCGACAATGATTCTGGCGCACGGTTCGCATCTAGGAAACAGGATTGACCACAATCACGACGATTTTCTTGACCATCCACTAACCACACAGTACCATTTATTTAACCGATGGAAGTATCAAGGAAAAAACCTGGAATCGAACTTTGGCATAAAGTACTTGCAGGAAGAACGAATTGCGGGACAGGATAACTACACCAAGAATACTGAGCAAATTGTGGGCAATCCTTACGGTATCGATATTCACACCAATAGGTTCGAAACATTCAGTAAAATTGGGTATATATTTAATAGACCTGCAACAAGCTTGGGATGGATTAACTCGTATACCTACCACGATCAAAACTCCAACTATGGAGCACGAATCTACAACGCAACCCAGCATAGCTATTTTAGCAATCTAATCTTTATTACTTACTTGGGAAACACCAATCATATTATAAAGACTGGGGCTAATTTTAACTACGATGGCTATATAGAAAATCTGGATAATATCAACTTAAACAGATATGAAAGGGTTCCTGGTTTTTATGCTGAGTACACCTACAAGTATCTTGAAAAACTCACATTGATGGCTGGGTACAGAATTGACCATCATAGCAAGTTTGGATATTTTACGACTCCGCGATTTCACGCAATGTACAAACCTTGGGAGCAACTAACATTCAGGGCAAGTGTAGGAAAAGGTTATAGGTATCCATCGGCCATATCGGAGAATAGCAATTTGCTGGCAAGCAACAGGCAATTTGTTTTTGAGGAAGATGCAAAACTTGAGGAGGCTTGGAACTACGGTTTAAACATCACCCAGAGGTATAAAATTTGGGGTAAAAATCTTACTATCAGTACCGACTACTATCACACCAACTTTACAAACCAGTATATAGTTGATACCGATAGGGATGCAACATCGGTTTACTTTTATAACCTCGATGGAAAATCGTACTCCAATAGTTATCAGATTGAAGTTAATACTCAACCTTTGAAAGGCTTGGATTTAACTATGGCTTACAGAATAAACGATGTTAAAACCACAATCAACGGTGAATTACAGCAAAAGCCACTTGTTAGTAAAAATAAAGGTTTAGTTAGCGTTAGCTATAAAACCCCATTGAAAAAGTGGCAATTCGATTACACCATACAGCTCAACGGTGGCGGACGTTTACCAAATATGGATGGCTATCCCGTTGATGTACAAATGGGAATGGATTTCCCATCGTACACCACAATGAATTTTCAGTTAACAAAATTGTTCCGTAAATGGGATTTATACATTGGTGTTGAGAATTTAACTGGCTTTAAACAGCACAACCCAATTATTTATCCAGAGAATCCTTACAACCAATATTTTGATGCATCGCAGGTTTGGGGACCAATTACAGGAGCCAAGTACTATGCAGGAATCAGAATATCGATGTGGAAATAA
- the feoB-2 gene encoding ferrous iron transport protein B, translated as MLLSNLQNGEYGIISKVMGRGTFRKRITEMGFVKGKKVVVVKNAPLKDPIEYSIMGYEISLRRNEAALIEVVTPEEAKKLVAEHHSNSLTTFSEPEIIDTGVKVSGKTINIALVGNPNAGKTTIFNYLSGSREHVGNYSGVTVDSKNAHFKYKGYTFNITDLPGTYSLTAYTPEEIFVRRYIHDNNPDIVLNVVDSSNLERNLYLTTQLIDMDVRVIVALNMFDELLGKGDRFDYSELGRMLGIPFVPTVGSKAKGLDKLLDTTINVFTEKDKVVRHIHVNYGQTIEDSVSAIQKEVKKNENITVNYSSRYLAIKLIEKDRFAHKILKEVGNYNTISSITEKEITKLENSYKEDSETLITDAKYGFIAGALKETFKEGTHQKRQATELIDTFITHKLFGFPIFLFLIWLTFFTTFTIGKYPMGWIEHGVNLLSNFMSNVLAEGPLKDLLVNGIISGVGSVIVFLPNILILFFFISLLEDTGYMARAAFIMDKLMHKIGLHGKSFIPLVMGFGCNVPAIMASRTIENRNNRLVTILITPFMSCSARLPVYILILGAFFPASAGNLLFLIYFIGILVAISTALLLKKTFFRADDIPFVMELPPYRIPTMRSTVMHMWHKGSQYLRKMGGVILIAVIFIWALGYFPRNVEFSKDYQGLISVEKENLKNISNALAVNNNRVDSIQWNIHHLELEMEAERQAQSYLGRIGQFIEPAIKPLGFDWKMGVSLLSGVAAKEIVVSTLGVLYQADDDPHIANSLPEKLQNETFKSGELKGQRIFSPLKAIAFLLFILIYFPCVAVITAIKNESGSWKWALFTIIFTTALAWMVAFTVYQVGSLMGF; from the coding sequence ATGCTTCTTTCTAATTTACAAAACGGCGAGTATGGAATAATTTCGAAGGTGATGGGGCGCGGAACCTTCCGCAAACGCATAACCGAAATGGGATTTGTAAAAGGGAAAAAGGTTGTGGTGGTTAAAAATGCACCACTCAAAGATCCTATAGAATACTCTATTATGGGATATGAGATATCGTTACGTAGAAACGAAGCCGCATTGATTGAGGTTGTAACACCTGAGGAAGCAAAAAAACTGGTTGCTGAACATCATAGCAATTCACTTACAACTTTTTCTGAACCTGAAATTATTGATACTGGCGTTAAGGTATCGGGTAAAACCATAAATATTGCACTTGTAGGGAATCCAAACGCTGGGAAAACAACCATATTCAACTATCTATCCGGCTCACGCGAACACGTAGGAAACTACAGCGGCGTTACTGTTGACTCAAAAAACGCACATTTCAAGTATAAAGGCTACACATTTAATATCACCGATTTACCTGGAACCTACTCGTTAACGGCTTACACTCCCGAGGAAATTTTTGTCCGCAGGTATATTCACGATAACAATCCGGACATTGTACTGAATGTGGTTGATTCATCGAACCTAGAGCGAAACCTTTACTTAACAACACAACTAATTGATATGGACGTTAGGGTGATTGTTGCGCTAAATATGTTTGATGAATTGCTGGGTAAAGGCGACCGATTCGATTATTCAGAATTAGGCCGAATGCTAGGTATTCCCTTTGTTCCTACTGTAGGTTCAAAAGCCAAAGGACTAGATAAACTGCTCGATACTACTATCAATGTATTTACTGAGAAAGATAAGGTTGTTCGTCATATTCACGTAAACTACGGTCAAACTATTGAGGATTCGGTTTCCGCAATTCAAAAGGAGGTCAAGAAAAACGAGAATATCACCGTAAACTATTCTAGTAGGTATTTAGCAATTAAGTTGATTGAAAAAGATAGGTTTGCCCATAAGATTCTTAAAGAGGTTGGTAATTATAACACTATTTCGAGCATAACCGAAAAAGAGATTACTAAACTGGAGAACTCTTACAAGGAAGATTCCGAAACCCTTATAACCGATGCAAAGTATGGTTTTATTGCTGGTGCCTTAAAAGAAACATTCAAGGAAGGAACTCACCAGAAACGCCAAGCAACAGAACTAATTGACACTTTCATAACCCATAAACTTTTTGGTTTCCCAATATTTCTATTCCTTATCTGGTTAACATTCTTCACAACATTCACCATTGGCAAATACCCAATGGGCTGGATTGAGCACGGGGTAAACCTTTTGAGCAACTTTATGAGCAATGTCTTAGCCGAAGGTCCTCTCAAAGATTTACTTGTTAATGGAATAATAAGTGGTGTTGGAAGTGTAATTGTATTCTTACCTAATATTTTAATTCTATTCTTCTTCATCTCGTTGTTGGAGGATACAGGCTATATGGCTCGTGCAGCATTTATAATGGATAAACTAATGCACAAGATTGGACTGCACGGCAAATCGTTCATTCCACTTGTAATGGGATTTGGCTGCAATGTTCCGGCTATTATGGCATCGAGAACCATTGAGAATAGGAATAACAGGCTTGTTACAATTCTCATAACTCCATTTATGAGCTGTAGTGCCCGTTTGCCCGTTTACATTCTCATTCTAGGAGCCTTTTTCCCTGCAAGTGCAGGCAATCTGCTATTCTTAATTTACTTTATTGGAATTCTAGTGGCAATATCAACCGCGCTATTACTTAAGAAAACATTCTTTAGAGCCGATGATATTCCTTTCGTGATGGAGCTTCCTCCATACAGGATTCCAACAATGCGATCCACCGTAATGCATATGTGGCATAAAGGCTCGCAGTACTTAAGAAAAATGGGAGGTGTAATTCTTATTGCTGTAATTTTTATATGGGCATTGGGGTACTTCCCCCGTAACGTGGAATTCTCCAAGGATTACCAAGGATTAATATCTGTTGAAAAAGAAAACCTAAAGAACATTTCCAACGCTTTAGCTGTTAACAATAACAGAGTTGATAGTATCCAGTGGAATATTCATCACCTTGAACTCGAAATGGAGGCTGAAAGACAGGCTCAATCTTATCTTGGTAGAATTGGACAGTTCATTGAGCCAGCAATTAAGCCTTTAGGTTTTGACTGGAAAATGGGCGTTAGTTTACTTTCAGGTGTAGCAGCAAAGGAGATTGTTGTTAGTACGCTGGGCGTACTATATCAGGCCGATGATGATCCACATATTGCAAATTCACTGCCTGAAAAACTTCAAAACGAAACCTTTAAATCGGGGGAGTTAAAAGGACAAAGGATATTTTCACCGTTAAAAGCAATTGCGTTCTTACTTTTCATTCTTATATATTTCCCTTGCGTTGCAGTAATTACAGCTATAAAGAACGAATCGGGATCGTGGAAGTGGGCATTATTCACCATAATTTTCACAACGGCACTTGCGTGGATGGTTGCATTTACGGTTTATCAGGTGGGAAGTTTGATGGGATTTTAG
- the coaE gene encoding dephospho-CoA kinase, with amino-acid sequence MTLRVGITGGIGSGKSTVCGIVETLGYPVYNADIEARKISDTDSCVIAAISNLFGEDIYIQGRLDRKRLASIVFSNGILLRKLNEIVHPAVAKHYENWVEDHGNYPVVFYESAILLESGSFKGVDKIIAVVAPLETKISRVIKRDNTDRNSIIERINNQFPDKELISRSDFVIMNNDNNLLLPQIIKIVGLLMKESS; translated from the coding sequence ATGACATTAAGGGTTGGAATAACCGGCGGAATTGGTAGTGGAAAATCTACCGTTTGTGGTATTGTAGAAACACTGGGTTATCCGGTTTACAATGCTGATATTGAGGCTAGAAAAATTTCCGATACTGATAGTTGTGTAATAGCTGCCATATCAAACCTTTTTGGTGAAGATATATACATTCAAGGTCGATTAGATAGAAAACGGTTGGCATCAATTGTATTCAGCAATGGCATTTTATTGAGAAAACTGAACGAAATAGTCCATCCGGCAGTGGCAAAACATTACGAGAATTGGGTTGAAGATCATGGGAACTACCCAGTTGTATTTTATGAGTCGGCTATTCTGTTGGAGAGCGGATCATTTAAAGGTGTAGATAAAATTATTGCTGTAGTAGCTCCTCTTGAAACTAAAATATCAAGGGTTATTAAGCGGGATAATACAGATAGAAATTCCATTATTGAGAGAATCAATAACCAGTTTCCCGATAAAGAATTGATTAGTCGGAGTGATTTTGTTATCATGAACAATGATAATAACTTACTATTACCGCAAATAATTAAAATAGTTGGTTTGTTGATGAAAGAGAGTTCTTAA
- a CDS encoding DNA-binding protein gives MMDGFENLDDFEKADKEDIFSKVIRAGKRTYFFDVKSTRNSDFYLTITESKKRMGKDGKMYYEKHKIFLYKEDFEKFLEGLNEVVDYIKTNQEVIPRSEMVEQEELEMATTEFSSVSFEDLEK, from the coding sequence ATGATGGACGGATTTGAAAACCTTGACGATTTTGAGAAAGCGGACAAAGAGGATATTTTCTCTAAAGTAATTCGTGCGGGTAAAAGGACTTACTTTTTTGATGTAAAATCGACCCGCAACAGCGATTTCTACCTTACCATTACCGAGAGCAAAAAACGTATGGGTAAGGATGGTAAGATGTACTACGAAAAACATAAAATCTTCTTGTACAAGGAAGATTTTGAGAAATTCCTAGAGGGATTGAACGAAGTTGTTGATTATATCAAAACCAACCAAGAGGTTATTCCGCGGAGTGAGATGGTAGAGCAGGAAGAATTAGAGATGGCTACAACTGAATTTTCCAGCGTAAGTTTTGAAGACCTTGAAAAATAG
- the djlA gene encoding molecular chaperone DjlA: MAKYGKWISGGLGLFMFGPIGAIIGFAIGSIFDSVETKVYTGETSRNGFLVSLLVLSSAIMKADGKVLKSELDYVKAYFLKNFGVDAAREAMLLLRDILKQTVPLKDVCTQIKDNVDYHSRLQLLHFLFGIAQADGVISAEELKVLSEISEYMSLTGADFDSIKAMFIPDNDKYYTILEVSPSATNEEVKKAYRQMAIKHHPDKVSHLGDDVRVAAEQKFKMVNEAYEKIKKERGFN; encoded by the coding sequence ATGGCTAAGTACGGAAAATGGATATCAGGGGGATTGGGCTTATTTATGTTTGGCCCAATTGGTGCTATCATAGGATTTGCAATAGGTTCAATTTTCGACAGTGTTGAAACAAAGGTATATACTGGTGAAACTAGTCGGAATGGATTTCTAGTCAGTTTGTTAGTGCTTTCATCGGCAATTATGAAAGCCGATGGAAAAGTGCTAAAATCGGAACTGGATTATGTAAAAGCATATTTCCTGAAAAACTTTGGAGTTGATGCAGCTCGTGAGGCCATGCTCCTTCTTCGCGATATTCTTAAACAGACCGTACCTTTAAAGGATGTTTGCACACAGATTAAGGATAATGTTGATTATCACTCCCGACTACAACTTCTACACTTTTTGTTTGGAATAGCGCAGGCCGATGGAGTAATTAGTGCGGAGGAATTGAAAGTTTTATCGGAGATAAGTGAGTACATGAGTCTCACCGGTGCTGATTTCGACTCAATCAAGGCAATGTTCATTCCCGATAACGATAAGTATTATACAATTCTTGAAGTATCACCTTCGGCTACCAATGAGGAAGTTAAGAAGGCTTACCGACAAATGGCCATTAAACATCACCCCGATAAGGTGAGCCATTTAGGCGATGATGTTCGGGTTGCCGCTGAGCAGAAATTTAAAATGGTGAATGAGGCTTACGAGAAAATTAAAAAGGAGCGAGGATTTAATTAG
- a CDS encoding nicotinate phosphoribosyltransferase: protein MQVFQKKDAVLCGVDEAISVLKVASGRYSDYSKAYKLFDRLIELKRQARQYFLTNKAKYLIIEKDKTSVSQELDNLWVDGFNELKIDTLWDGDTVSPYESIMHIKGIASQFAHLETIYLGILARRTKIATNVRQVVNAARGKTVLYFPARFDHWAVQGGDGYAAYIGGASGISTDAQGEWWGANASGTIPHALIAAVGGDTVTAVKLFGETYSNAPLIALVDFDNDCVNTSLACARALGDKLWGVRLDTSENLVDKEVFQKMGTFRPTGVNPKLVELVRKSLDSEGFSNVKIVVSGGFNPERISQFEQMVVPVDAYGVGSYLMQGSYDFTADIVEVDGKQISKVGRRFIPNSRFERIINFI from the coding sequence ATGCAGGTATTTCAGAAGAAGGATGCTGTGCTTTGCGGCGTAGATGAGGCCATTTCGGTTTTGAAGGTTGCTAGCGGAAGGTATTCCGATTATTCTAAGGCCTATAAACTATTCGATAGATTGATAGAATTAAAACGACAGGCTCGACAATATTTCTTAACGAATAAGGCAAAATATTTAATAATAGAGAAGGATAAAACATCCGTTTCGCAAGAGTTGGATAATCTTTGGGTAGATGGTTTTAATGAATTAAAAATCGATACTTTGTGGGATGGCGATACCGTAAGCCCTTACGAATCGATTATGCATATTAAAGGGATTGCCTCTCAATTCGCTCATTTGGAAACAATTTATTTGGGCATATTGGCTCGAAGAACAAAAATTGCAACTAATGTTCGGCAAGTAGTTAATGCTGCCAGGGGCAAAACAGTCCTTTACTTTCCTGCACGTTTCGATCATTGGGCGGTTCAGGGTGGGGACGGTTATGCTGCGTACATTGGAGGTGCTTCTGGAATATCTACCGATGCCCAGGGTGAGTGGTGGGGGGCTAATGCCTCGGGTACAATACCTCATGCACTTATTGCTGCAGTAGGAGGCGATACTGTAACTGCTGTAAAACTATTTGGAGAGACATACTCGAATGCACCGTTAATCGCCTTGGTTGATTTCGACAATGATTGCGTAAATACATCACTAGCCTGCGCAAGAGCCTTAGGCGATAAACTTTGGGGTGTAAGGCTCGATACTTCGGAGAACTTGGTCGACAAAGAGGTTTTTCAGAAGATGGGAACATTTCGCCCTACAGGAGTAAATCCTAAATTGGTTGAACTAGTGCGAAAGTCCTTGGATTCAGAGGGATTTAGTAACGTTAAGATCGTAGTTTCGGGGGGATTTAATCCCGAGAGGATTTCTCAATTTGAGCAAATGGTTGTTCCGGTTGATGCTTATGGTGTTGGGAGTTACTTGATGCAGGGTAGTTACGATTTTACTGCCGATATTGTAGAGGTAGACGGAAAGCAAATATCAAAAGTGGGACGACGGTTTATTCCAAATTCTAGGTTTGAACGAATAATCAACTTTATTTAA
- the crtN gene encoding dehydrosqualene desaturase: MRPKALIIGTGLGGLSTALRLTSIGYEVEMVEKYHQAGGRLNKLEKDGFTWDMAPTFFSMSYEFTELIKSCGIEQPFDFFELNPLYKVNFSNSPKTFTIYKDLDRLAQEFEGIEDDFALKMQEYLRKTGKLFHDTEGKIIRRNFKTLLQYALTLASVPMEHAPLMLRSMWSELDKRFNSYEVKVIFSLVAFFLGATPFDTPAVYSMLTYTELKHDGYHNVKGGMYRIVDGLMQVLTQRGVKFHFNTEIIDYKHINGEISGFIDKNGKEWNADVYIVNADAAWFRGAILKRKAYTEQKLDKLKWTLAPYTIYLGVNGNINNLSVHNYFLGTNFKEYSSKIFKNQISLQKPYYYVNTASKANPEFAPAGSESIFILCPVPDLRYKSNWDDSEQLADTIITDLSERIDYDIKSNLKAKVIYNPTHWQRMFNLYKGSGLGLAHDLNQIAYFRPHNTDEKFKNLFYVGSSTAPGTGLPMAVISSKLTTQQIVKRYGDR, from the coding sequence ATGAGACCAAAAGCCCTTATAATTGGAACAGGACTCGGCGGTTTGAGTACAGCTCTCAGGCTTACCTCAATTGGATACGAGGTGGAGATGGTTGAAAAGTACCATCAGGCTGGCGGACGATTGAATAAATTGGAGAAAGATGGATTTACCTGGGATATGGCTCCAACCTTTTTCTCCATGAGCTACGAATTTACTGAACTTATTAAATCGTGCGGCATTGAGCAACCTTTCGATTTTTTTGAGCTTAATCCGTTGTATAAGGTAAATTTTAGCAACTCGCCTAAAACCTTTACCATTTATAAGGATTTAGACAGGTTAGCCCAAGAGTTTGAAGGTATTGAGGATGATTTTGCATTAAAAATGCAGGAATATCTTCGGAAAACAGGGAAACTATTTCACGATACCGAGGGTAAAATCATCCGTAGAAATTTTAAAACACTCCTTCAATACGCGTTAACATTGGCGAGTGTTCCCATGGAACACGCTCCTTTGATGCTCCGCTCAATGTGGAGTGAACTCGATAAGCGATTCAACAGCTACGAGGTTAAGGTGATTTTCTCGTTAGTGGCATTCTTTCTGGGTGCAACTCCGTTCGATACTCCGGCCGTTTACTCAATGCTCACCTACACCGAGTTAAAACACGACGGTTATCACAACGTTAAAGGTGGAATGTACCGTATAGTGGATGGCTTAATGCAAGTACTAACTCAGCGCGGAGTTAAGTTTCACTTCAATACGGAAATTATTGATTATAAACATATTAATGGCGAAATATCGGGCTTTATCGATAAAAACGGTAAAGAATGGAATGCTGATGTTTACATTGTTAATGCCGATGCCGCTTGGTTCCGTGGTGCAATCCTTAAACGCAAAGCGTACACCGAGCAAAAACTCGATAAGCTAAAATGGACTCTTGCACCGTACACCATTTACCTTGGTGTTAATGGAAATATCAATAATTTAAGCGTTCACAACTACTTTTTAGGCACAAACTTTAAGGAGTACAGCTCCAAGATATTTAAGAATCAAATTAGCCTACAGAAACCCTACTACTACGTAAACACAGCAAGTAAGGCAAATCCAGAATTTGCACCAGCAGGTAGCGAAAGTATTTTTATTCTTTGTCCAGTTCCCGATTTACGTTACAAATCGAATTGGGACGATTCGGAACAACTTGCCGATACAATTATTACAGACCTATCGGAGCGAATTGATTATGACATAAAATCCAACCTCAAAGCAAAGGTTATTTACAACCCAACCCATTGGCAAAGGATGTTTAACCTCTATAAAGGAAGCGGCCTAGGACTAGCCCACGATTTGAACCAAATTGCATACTTCCGCCCACACAATACCGACGAAAAGTTCAAAAACCTTTTCTATGTGGGCTCAAGCACAGCACCGGGTACCGGATTGCCAATGGCAGTAATCAGCTCAAAATTAACAACTCAGCAAATTGTTAAACGGTATGGAGATAGATAG
- a CDS encoding N utilization substance protein B, protein MISRRLLRIKILQVLFAHFRSENDSLNKLEKELFLSIEKSYQLYHMLLMLPEELADFAQNKIDLGRQKLRPTPEELNPNTRFVDNKVIDKFRINQSLINYSTENRLNWRHHPELIKSIFNKLIVADYYNQYMNADTVEFTDDRQLVINLLQRELGDLDDFNNFLEEQSIYWNDDLEFVLSMATKTVKKLTESSDESAELMPMFRNEDDEDFAKKLLRKVVLRHADNVKLIEEYTQNWEVDRIAGMDILIMEMALTEIMEFPSIPVKVTLNEYIEIAKFYSTEQSSTFINGILDKIILSLRKNNQFVKQGRGLVGEDDIRLSSIDGDKLESDELDN, encoded by the coding sequence ATGATTAGCAGACGATTACTACGAATTAAGATTCTACAAGTTCTCTTCGCTCATTTCCGTAGCGAAAACGATTCACTAAACAAACTCGAAAAGGAGTTATTCCTTAGTATCGAAAAGTCTTATCAACTATACCATATGCTTTTAATGCTCCCCGAGGAGTTGGCCGATTTTGCTCAGAATAAAATCGATTTAGGCAGACAAAAGTTGCGTCCTACCCCAGAAGAGTTAAACCCTAACACCCGTTTTGTTGATAATAAGGTAATCGATAAGTTTCGAATCAATCAGAGTTTAATAAACTACTCAACCGAAAACCGTTTAAACTGGCGTCATCACCCTGAACTCATAAAGAGCATATTCAATAAATTAATTGTTGCCGATTACTATAATCAGTATATGAATGCCGATACCGTTGAGTTTACGGATGATAGGCAGTTGGTTATAAACTTACTTCAACGTGAATTAGGCGATTTAGATGATTTCAACAACTTCCTTGAGGAGCAAAGCATCTACTGGAACGACGATTTAGAGTTTGTGCTCAGCATGGCTACCAAAACGGTTAAAAAACTTACCGAATCGTCCGATGAATCCGCTGAACTAATGCCAATGTTCCGTAACGAGGACGATGAGGATTTTGCCAAGAAACTACTCCGTAAGGTTGTGCTGCGCCATGCCGATAATGTTAAGTTGATTGAGGAGTACACCCAGAACTGGGAGGTTGACCGTATTGCAGGAATGGATATTCTGATAATGGAAATGGCCCTTACCGAGATCATGGAGTTTCCATCTATCCCCGTAAAGGTAACTCTTAACGAGTATATTGAGATTGCTAAATTCTACAGCACAGAGCAGAGCAGCACGTTTATCAACGGTATTCTCGATAAGATCATCCTGTCACTTCGTAAGAACAATCAATTTGTAAAACAGGGAAGGGGATTGGTTGGCGAAGATGATATTAGACTCTCATCAATCGATGGAGATAAGCTAGAATCAGACGAATTAGATAATTAG
- a CDS encoding beta-phosphoglucomutase — protein sequence MIDTKEYSAVIFDMDGVIVDNQKYHLLAWEQFCLKHSFQCVINTFSAQYFGKSNHEILNALSGQILTSDIALKLGEEKEEVYRKLYRNEIKPLNGLVELLKKLKSDNKLVAIASSAPISNIDFVLDSLSIRQYFDVIVDVSMVKNSKPDPEIYLKAADLLNVNPSKCLVFEDSHSGIKAALSAGMNVIAIATTHKKEELNPNLLKINDFEELCSYTK from the coding sequence ATGATTGATACTAAGGAATATAGCGCAGTGATTTTTGATATGGATGGAGTTATAGTTGATAATCAGAAGTATCATCTATTGGCATGGGAGCAATTCTGCCTAAAACATAGTTTTCAATGCGTCATCAATACGTTTAGCGCACAATACTTTGGAAAAAGTAACCACGAAATTCTAAATGCACTTTCGGGACAAATACTAACCTCGGATATCGCTTTAAAACTTGGAGAAGAAAAGGAGGAGGTTTACCGAAAACTTTACCGTAATGAAATAAAACCGCTTAACGGTTTAGTAGAATTACTGAAAAAATTAAAATCAGATAATAAACTAGTTGCAATAGCATCGTCGGCTCCAATTTCGAATATCGATTTTGTACTCGACAGTTTAAGCATTAGACAGTATTTTGATGTTATTGTAGATGTATCGATGGTTAAGAATAGTAAGCCAGATCCCGAAATATATCTAAAAGCAGCAGATTTATTGAATGTAAACCCTAGCAAATGCTTAGTTTTTGAGGATTCACATTCGGGAATTAAAGCAGCGCTTAGTGCAGGCATGAATGTAATTGCAATTGCAACTACCCATAAAAAGGAAGAACTCAATCCGAACCTATTAAAAATAAATGATTTTGAGGAACTCTGTTCCTATACCAAATAA